Proteins found in one Corynebacterium freneyi genomic segment:
- the efp gene encoding elongation factor P — protein sequence MANTSDFKNGLVLKIDNKLQQIVEFQHVKPGKGPAFVRTKLKDVVTGKVTDKTFNAGVKVDTATVDRRDMTFLYRDGEDYVLMDEKTYDQINLAPHLLGDPARFLLENTTVQVSFHEGEPLFAELPVSVDLTVAQTDPGLQGDRSTGGTKPATLETGAEVQVPLFIETGDVLKIDTRDGSYLSRVNN from the coding sequence GTGGCAAACACCTCCGACTTCAAGAACGGCCTCGTGCTGAAGATCGACAACAAGCTGCAGCAGATCGTCGAGTTCCAGCACGTCAAGCCGGGCAAGGGCCCCGCGTTCGTGCGCACGAAGCTCAAGGACGTCGTGACCGGCAAGGTCACCGACAAGACCTTCAACGCCGGCGTCAAGGTCGACACCGCCACCGTCGACCGCCGCGACATGACCTTCCTGTACCGCGACGGCGAAGACTACGTCCTCATGGACGAGAAGACCTACGACCAGATCAACCTCGCCCCGCACCTGTTGGGCGACCCGGCCCGCTTCCTGCTGGAGAACACCACCGTGCAGGTCTCCTTCCACGAGGGCGAGCCGCTGTTCGCCGAGCTGCCGGTGTCCGTCGACCTCACCGTCGCCCAGACCGACCCGGGCCTGCAGGGCGACCGTTCCACCGGCGGCACCAAGCCCGCCACCCTGGAGACCGGCGCCGAGGTCCAGGTCCCGCTGTTCATCGAGACCGGCGACGTGCTGAAGATCGACACCCGCGACGGTTCCTACCTGTCGCGCGTGAACAACTGA
- a CDS encoding aspartate carbamoyltransferase catalytic subunit, producing the protein MKHLLSIADLSKDEIVGLMDEADRFREALAGREIKKLPTLRGRTIFTCFYENSTRTRASFETAGKWMSADVINISASSSSVKKGESLKDTALTLDAIGADAIVVRHPASGAAKLIADWTGKHGQQPAIINAGDGKHQHPTQALLDAVTLRQRLGGIEGRKVVIVGDILHSRVARSNADLLSALGAEVVFVAPPTLLPFGVENWPVRVAHRMEPELPDADAVMMLRVQAERMDGGFFPSHREYATRYGLSRDREKLLRDDCVVMHPGPMLRGMEINDHVADLPRTAVLQQVSNGVHVRMAVLFTLLTAETSFSPEGAAQ; encoded by the coding sequence GTGAAGCATCTGCTGAGCATCGCCGATCTGTCCAAGGACGAGATCGTGGGTCTCATGGACGAGGCCGACCGTTTCCGGGAGGCCCTGGCGGGCCGCGAGATCAAGAAGCTGCCGACGCTGCGCGGCCGCACCATCTTCACCTGCTTCTACGAGAACTCGACCCGCACCCGCGCGTCGTTCGAAACCGCGGGCAAGTGGATGAGCGCCGACGTGATCAACATTTCGGCGTCGTCGTCGTCGGTGAAGAAGGGCGAAAGCCTCAAGGACACCGCGCTGACCCTCGACGCCATCGGCGCCGACGCCATCGTCGTGCGCCACCCGGCGTCGGGCGCGGCCAAGCTCATCGCCGACTGGACCGGCAAGCACGGTCAGCAGCCGGCGATCATCAACGCCGGCGACGGCAAGCACCAGCACCCGACGCAGGCGCTGCTCGACGCCGTGACGCTGCGCCAGCGACTCGGCGGCATCGAGGGCCGCAAGGTCGTCATCGTCGGCGACATCCTGCACTCGCGCGTCGCCCGGTCCAACGCGGACCTGCTGTCGGCGCTGGGTGCTGAGGTCGTCTTCGTCGCGCCGCCGACGTTGCTGCCCTTCGGCGTGGAGAACTGGCCGGTGCGCGTGGCCCACCGCATGGAGCCGGAACTGCCCGACGCCGACGCGGTGATGATGCTGCGCGTCCAGGCCGAGCGGATGGACGGCGGATTCTTCCCGTCGCACCGCGAGTACGCCACCCGGTACGGCCTGTCCCGCGACCGGGAGAAGCTGCTTCGCGACGACTGCGTCGTCATGCACCCGGGCCCCATGCTCCGAGGAATGGAAATCAACGACCACGTCGCCGACCTGCCGCGCACCGCGGTGCTGCAGCAGGTGTCCAACGGCGTACACGTCCGCATGGCGGTGCTGTTCACGCTGCTGACGGCCGAAACCTCGTTCTCCCCGGAAGGAGCGGCACAGTGA
- the carA gene encoding glutamine-hydrolyzing carbamoyl-phosphate synthase small subunit — protein sequence MSNAPADKNTPAVLVLADGKVFRGRGFGATGTTLGEAVFTTAMTGYQETLTDPSYHRQIIVATPPQSGNTGWNDEDSESRDGRIWAAGYVIRDLSRAPSNWRTKRTLVDEMVAQGLIGIRQIDTRALVRHIRDHGSIAAGIFSGDDAAKPVDELVEIVRAQPSMAGANLSEEVTAGETYVIEPEGEPTATVVAYDLGIKANTPRELAKRGAKVVVVPANTPYPQIKKDHDPDGVFISNGPGDPATADAMVQVAKNALDDGMPLFGICFGNQILGRALGLNTYKMRFGHRGINVPVKDHVTGTIYITAQNHGFALEGTAGESFDTPWGPARVTHTCLNDDTVEGVALESGMAFSVQYHPESAAGPHDAHNLFDDFMALMDRAGSNNQEGQN from the coding sequence GTGAGCAACGCCCCCGCGGACAAGAACACCCCCGCGGTCCTGGTCCTCGCCGACGGCAAGGTCTTCCGCGGCCGAGGCTTCGGCGCCACCGGAACGACCCTCGGCGAGGCGGTCTTCACCACCGCCATGACCGGCTACCAGGAAACCCTGACCGACCCGTCGTACCACCGGCAGATCATCGTCGCCACGCCGCCGCAGAGCGGCAACACCGGCTGGAACGACGAGGACTCCGAGTCCCGCGACGGCCGCATCTGGGCCGCAGGCTACGTCATCCGCGACCTGTCCCGCGCGCCGTCGAACTGGCGCACCAAGCGGACGCTGGTCGACGAAATGGTCGCGCAGGGCCTCATCGGCATCCGCCAGATCGACACCCGCGCCCTCGTGCGCCACATCCGCGACCACGGCTCCATCGCAGCGGGCATCTTCTCCGGCGACGACGCCGCCAAGCCCGTCGACGAACTCGTCGAGATCGTCCGCGCGCAGCCGTCGATGGCCGGCGCGAACCTGTCCGAAGAGGTCACGGCGGGGGAGACCTACGTCATCGAACCCGAGGGCGAGCCGACGGCGACCGTCGTGGCCTACGACCTCGGCATCAAGGCCAACACCCCGCGGGAGCTGGCCAAGCGCGGCGCCAAGGTCGTCGTCGTGCCGGCGAACACCCCGTACCCGCAGATCAAGAAGGACCACGACCCGGACGGCGTGTTCATCTCCAACGGCCCAGGCGACCCGGCCACCGCCGACGCGATGGTCCAGGTGGCCAAGAACGCCCTGGACGACGGCATGCCGCTGTTCGGCATCTGCTTCGGCAACCAGATCCTCGGCCGCGCCCTGGGCCTGAACACCTACAAGATGCGCTTCGGCCACCGCGGCATCAACGTGCCGGTCAAGGACCACGTCACCGGCACCATCTACATCACCGCCCAGAACCACGGCTTCGCCCTCGAGGGCACCGCGGGCGAGAGCTTCGACACCCCGTGGGGCCCGGCCCGCGTCACCCACACCTGCCTCAACGACGACACCGTCGAGGGCGTCGCGCTCGAGTCGGGCATGGCCTTCTCCGTGCAGTACCACCCGGAGTCGGCGGCCGGCCCGCATGACGCCCACAACCTCTTCGACGACTTCATGGCGCTGATGGACCGCGCCGGCTCGAACAACCAGGAAGGCCAGAACTAG
- a CDS encoding PPK2 family polyphosphate kinase — protein sequence MGKKRKHRHFTLDDAHALKVGEGWRLSHVDADSTPGLPNNGKGKEIAADQFDDHDEEIADLQERMYAASRSGNGTAPTIIIVLQGMDTSGKGGVVRHVLKGVDPQGVEVFSFGRPTEEEKRRDFLYRSRIRMPKPGRIGVWDRSHYEAVLVEKVKELTPADDIEGRYDRIVEFENELAAQGVHLIKVMLHIDPDEQYERLMERLERPDKHWKFDVGDIADRALWDDYQAAYDEALRRTSTETNPWYCVPANRKWYSRLVVKGLLLDTLRGLELEWPTADFDVEDAKKKLEATK from the coding sequence ATGGGCAAAAAACGAAAGCACCGCCACTTCACCCTGGACGACGCGCACGCGCTGAAGGTCGGGGAGGGGTGGCGGCTTTCGCATGTCGACGCCGACTCCACCCCGGGTCTGCCGAACAACGGGAAGGGAAAGGAGATCGCCGCCGACCAGTTCGACGACCACGACGAGGAAATCGCCGACCTGCAGGAGCGGATGTACGCCGCGTCGCGGAGCGGGAACGGGACGGCGCCGACGATCATCATCGTGCTGCAGGGCATGGACACCTCCGGCAAGGGCGGCGTCGTCCGCCACGTGCTCAAGGGCGTCGATCCGCAGGGGGTCGAGGTGTTCTCGTTCGGGAGGCCGACCGAGGAGGAAAAGCGGCGCGACTTCCTCTACCGCTCGCGCATCCGCATGCCCAAGCCCGGGCGCATCGGCGTGTGGGATCGCTCGCACTACGAGGCCGTGCTGGTGGAAAAGGTCAAGGAACTCACCCCCGCCGACGACATCGAGGGGCGCTACGACCGGATCGTCGAGTTCGAAAACGAGCTCGCGGCGCAGGGCGTCCACTTGATCAAGGTCATGCTGCACATCGACCCCGACGAGCAGTACGAGCGCCTGATGGAGCGGCTCGAGCGCCCCGACAAGCACTGGAAGTTCGATGTCGGCGACATCGCCGACCGTGCCCTGTGGGACGACTACCAGGCCGCCTACGACGAGGCCCTGCGCCGCACGTCGACGGAGACCAACCCCTGGTACTGCGTGCCCGCCAACCGCAAGTGGTACTCCCGCCTGGTGGTCAAGGGCCTGTTGCTCGACACCCTGCGCGGGCTGGAGCTCGAGTGGCCGACCGCCGATTTCGACGTCGAGGACGCCAAGAAGAAGCTCGAGGCGACGAAGTAG
- a CDS encoding M24 family metallopeptidase: MTATIDYADRRARLAEQLEHVGCDAIVVDHPPHVRWLTGFTGSNGAVLVHADGSAMVSTDGRYTTQIGIEAPDLELHLSRNCAVELAGRAGAAGVTRLGFEAAHVSVASMHRIAAALDPAAGAELTETVDLVEKLRAVKDDAELEALRDVADIAVRAFEGLVESGIIAAGTTERAIAADLEHRMRVGGADGIAFETIVASGPNSAKPHAGAEDRELCDGDLLTIDFGAAKNGYHSDMTRTLVVGGSEAAEDFAMEIYSTVLRAQLAGVAAARPGTPLADVDRACREVIAAAGHGEYFVHSTGHGIGLDVHEAPFASTRSKETLAAGMTLTIEPGIYVPGYGGVRIEDTVIVTDGEPEIITPLPKTV; encoded by the coding sequence ATGACCGCCACCATCGATTACGCCGACCGCCGGGCCCGCCTGGCCGAGCAACTCGAGCACGTCGGCTGCGACGCCATCGTCGTCGACCATCCGCCGCACGTGCGCTGGCTGACGGGTTTCACCGGCTCCAACGGTGCGGTCCTGGTCCACGCCGACGGCTCGGCGATGGTGTCGACCGACGGCCGGTACACCACGCAGATCGGCATCGAGGCGCCGGATCTGGAGCTGCACCTGTCGCGCAATTGCGCCGTCGAGTTGGCCGGTCGGGCCGGTGCCGCGGGCGTCACCCGGCTCGGCTTCGAGGCGGCGCACGTGTCCGTCGCGTCGATGCACCGCATTGCCGCGGCACTCGATCCGGCCGCGGGAGCGGAGTTGACGGAGACCGTCGACCTCGTCGAAAAGCTCCGCGCCGTCAAGGACGACGCGGAGCTGGAGGCGCTGCGCGACGTCGCCGACATCGCCGTGCGGGCCTTCGAGGGGCTGGTGGAATCCGGCATCATCGCCGCCGGCACCACGGAGCGCGCCATCGCCGCCGACCTGGAGCACCGCATGCGCGTCGGCGGGGCGGACGGCATCGCGTTCGAGACCATCGTCGCGTCGGGACCGAACTCCGCGAAGCCGCACGCCGGAGCCGAGGACCGGGAGCTGTGCGACGGCGACCTGCTCACCATCGACTTCGGGGCGGCCAAGAACGGCTACCACTCGGACATGACGCGCACCCTCGTCGTGGGCGGCTCGGAGGCAGCGGAGGACTTCGCCATGGAGATCTACTCCACCGTGCTGCGCGCCCAACTCGCCGGCGTGGCCGCCGCGCGCCCGGGCACCCCGCTGGCCGACGTCGACCGGGCCTGCCGCGAGGTCATCGCCGCAGCCGGGCACGGCGAGTACTTCGTGCACTCCACCGGCCACGGCATCGGCCTCGACGTCCACGAAGCCCCGTTCGCGTCGACCCGGTCGAAGGAAACCCTGGCCGCCGGCATGACGCTCACCATCGAACCCGGCATCTACGTCCCCGGGTACGGCGGCGTGCGCATCGAGGACACGGTCATCGTCACCGACGGTGAACCGGAGATCATCACCCCGCTGCCCAAGACCGTGTGA
- the aroQ gene encoding type II 3-dehydroquinate dehydratase — MTSAPTVLVLNGPNLNRLGKRQPEVYGSTTLADVVAGLESLAAELGVSVDCRQSNHEGELIDWVHEAADNGWPVIINPGGLTHTSVVLRDALAEVADGAGFHEVHISNVHAREEFRHTSLLSPLAAGIIVGCGTDGYGLALRRIAATATP; from the coding sequence ATGACGTCCGCCCCGACCGTCCTGGTGCTCAACGGCCCGAACCTCAACCGCCTGGGCAAGCGTCAGCCTGAGGTGTACGGGTCGACGACTCTCGCCGACGTCGTCGCCGGCCTGGAGTCCCTGGCCGCCGAGCTCGGAGTCTCCGTCGATTGTCGCCAGTCCAATCACGAAGGCGAGCTCATCGACTGGGTGCACGAGGCCGCGGACAACGGCTGGCCGGTGATCATCAACCCGGGCGGCTTGACCCACACGTCGGTGGTGCTGCGCGACGCGCTCGCCGAGGTCGCCGACGGCGCGGGCTTCCACGAGGTCCACATCTCCAACGTCCACGCGCGCGAAGAATTCCGGCACACGTCGCTGCTGTCGCCCCTGGCCGCCGGAATCATCGTGGGCTGCGGCACGGACGGGTACGGTTTGGCTTTACGACGAATCGCGGCAACCGCCACCCCGTAG
- a CDS encoding shikimate kinase yields MATPRLVLVGPPGAGKSTIGRRLSRALHEPLTDTDHLIEEREGDTCGNVFTKLGEPRFREIEEEVVAEALQRPGIVSLGGGAVLSEATRDRLADHDVIYLEVSVEEGVRRTSGETGRPVLDADDPAEHYRALYEFRRPLYEEVASFKARSDSSSPQRVVAEILGYLDAADGDERD; encoded by the coding sequence ATGGCAACTCCCCGCTTAGTCCTCGTCGGCCCGCCCGGCGCCGGAAAATCGACGATCGGCCGCCGCCTGTCCCGGGCTCTGCACGAGCCGCTGACCGACACCGACCACCTCATCGAGGAACGGGAGGGCGACACCTGCGGCAACGTATTCACCAAGCTCGGCGAGCCGCGCTTCCGCGAGATCGAGGAGGAGGTCGTCGCCGAGGCGCTGCAGCGCCCGGGGATCGTCTCGCTCGGCGGCGGTGCGGTGTTGTCGGAGGCCACGCGCGACCGCCTGGCCGACCACGACGTCATCTACCTCGAGGTCAGCGTGGAGGAGGGCGTGCGCCGCACCTCCGGCGAAACCGGCCGCCCGGTGCTCGACGCCGACGATCCGGCGGAGCACTACCGCGCCCTGTACGAGTTCCGGCGCCCGCTGTACGAGGAGGTCGCCAGCTTCAAGGCGCGCTCCGATTCCAGTTCGCCGCAGCGCGTGGTCGCCGAGATCCTCGGCTACCTGGATGCCGCCGACGGCGACGAACGAGACTGA
- a CDS encoding dihydroorotase, which translates to MTGTTTGTTTGNHHDDSAFPPVGPLAAAAPGELLLTGVRPYGEGEDVKVLIRDGVIAAIGADVEAGEGARVLDFDSLILLPGLVDIHVHLREPGREDTETLATGSAAAARGGFTAVFTMANTAPVTDDPAIAESVWLKAQAIGLCDVHPVGSITKGLKGQGLTEFGMMADSQAKVRMFSDDGKCVDDPQIMRRAIEYARGEDVLLAQHCEDPRLTKGAVAHEGPTAARLGLGGWPRVAEESIVARDAIMARDYGGRMHICHASTEGTVELVKWAKERDIPLTAEVTPHHLILTDARLETFDGVNRVNPPLREDRDAAALREALIEGVIDCVATDHAPHGSEEKCCEFEHAKPGMLGLETSLPIIAKEFVLDGPCDWRWLAKVMSERPAEIVRLPGHGRPIAVGEPANLTVVDPGRPWTVRGADLASKAENTPYEDMEMAVSVAATVLRGRVTALDGKADA; encoded by the coding sequence GTGACCGGAACGACGACCGGAACCACCACCGGGAACCACCACGACGATTCCGCGTTCCCGCCCGTCGGCCCCCTGGCCGCCGCCGCGCCCGGCGAGCTCCTGCTGACCGGCGTGCGCCCCTACGGCGAAGGCGAGGACGTCAAGGTCCTCATCCGCGACGGCGTCATCGCCGCCATCGGCGCCGACGTCGAGGCCGGCGAGGGCGCACGGGTGCTCGACTTCGATTCGCTGATCCTGCTGCCCGGGCTCGTGGACATCCACGTCCACCTGCGCGAGCCGGGCCGCGAGGACACCGAAACCCTGGCGACCGGTTCGGCCGCGGCCGCGCGCGGCGGCTTCACCGCCGTGTTCACCATGGCCAACACCGCGCCGGTCACCGACGACCCCGCCATCGCCGAGTCGGTGTGGCTCAAGGCCCAGGCCATCGGCCTGTGCGACGTCCACCCGGTCGGGTCCATCACCAAGGGACTCAAGGGCCAGGGCCTGACGGAGTTCGGCATGATGGCCGACTCGCAGGCCAAGGTCCGCATGTTCTCCGACGACGGCAAGTGCGTCGACGACCCGCAGATCATGCGCCGCGCCATCGAGTACGCCCGCGGCGAGGACGTCCTGCTGGCCCAGCACTGCGAGGATCCCCGCCTGACCAAGGGCGCCGTCGCCCACGAGGGGCCGACCGCCGCCCGCCTGGGGCTGGGCGGCTGGCCGCGTGTGGCCGAGGAGTCCATCGTCGCCCGCGACGCGATCATGGCCCGCGACTACGGCGGACGCATGCACATCTGCCACGCGTCGACCGAAGGCACCGTGGAACTGGTCAAGTGGGCGAAGGAACGCGACATCCCGCTGACGGCGGAAGTCACCCCGCATCACCTGATCCTCACCGACGCCCGCCTCGAGACCTTCGACGGCGTCAACCGCGTCAACCCGCCCCTGCGCGAGGACCGCGACGCGGCGGCGCTGCGCGAGGCGCTCATCGAGGGCGTCATCGACTGCGTGGCCACCGACCACGCGCCGCACGGCTCGGAAGAGAAGTGCTGCGAATTCGAGCACGCCAAGCCCGGCATGCTCGGCCTGGAGACCTCGCTGCCGATCATCGCGAAGGAGTTCGTCCTCGACGGGCCCTGCGACTGGCGCTGGCTGGCGAAGGTCATGAGCGAACGGCCGGCGGAGATCGTCCGCCTGCCCGGCCACGGACGCCCCATCGCCGTCGGCGAGCCCGCGAACCTCACGGTCGTCGACCCCGGCCGCCCCTGGACGGTCCGCGGCGCCGACCTGGCGTCGAAGGCCGAAAACACCCCCTACGAAGACATGGAGATGGCCGTCTCCGTCGCCGCCACCGTGTTGCGCGGCCGCGTCACGGCCCTCGACGGAAAGGCCGACGCCTGA
- the pyrR gene encoding bifunctional pyr operon transcriptional regulator/uracil phosphoribosyltransferase PyrR, translating to MSDNTNPATPVDGTSADTTELLNADEVGRTVARIAHQIIEKTALDGSSAPRVVLLGIPSGGVPLAERLAERIEEYSGVKPETGSLDITLFRDDLRNRPHRALQPTRIPDAGIDGTIVVLVDDVLFSGRTIRAALDALNDIGRPDIIQLAVLVDRGHRQLPIRADYVGKNLPTARHEDVRVLVEDIDGRDAVILSRTRAS from the coding sequence ATGAGCGACAACACGAACCCGGCGACCCCGGTGGACGGCACTTCCGCAGATACGACGGAACTGCTGAACGCCGACGAGGTCGGTCGGACCGTCGCGCGCATCGCGCACCAGATCATCGAAAAGACCGCGTTGGACGGATCGAGCGCGCCGAGGGTGGTGCTGCTGGGCATCCCGTCGGGCGGCGTGCCCCTGGCCGAACGGCTGGCCGAGCGCATCGAAGAGTACTCCGGGGTGAAGCCGGAGACCGGCTCCCTGGACATCACGCTGTTCCGCGACGATCTGCGGAACCGCCCGCACCGCGCGCTGCAGCCGACGCGGATCCCCGACGCCGGCATCGACGGCACCATCGTGGTGCTGGTCGACGACGTGCTTTTTTCAGGACGCACCATCCGGGCCGCACTCGACGCGCTCAACGACATCGGGCGCCCGGACATCATCCAGCTGGCCGTGCTGGTCGACCGCGGCCACCGCCAGCTGCCGATCCGCGCCGACTACGTGGGCAAGAACCTGCCGACCGCCCGCCACGAGGACGTCCGGGTCCTCGTCGAGGACATCGACGGCCGCGACGCGGTGATCCTGAGCAGGACGCGGGCGTCGTGA
- the aroB gene encoding 3-dehydroquinate synthase — MTIIPVNGPAPYEVLVGSGLTAQIADAAGQAANVCVIHQGSVAPAANRIVEALAAKGVSAFALEIADAEAGKTLESAGRCWDVLGERGLGRADAIVAVGGGAATDLGGYVAAAWMRGIKVYQVPTTLLAMVDAAVGGKTGINTAAGKNLVGAFHEPSGVFVDLDFLRTLPKAELVAGSAEIIKAGFISDTAILDLYEADPAACLDVDGALPELIERAIRVKAHVVGEDLKESGLRETLNYGHTFGHAIERYEDYRWRHGHAVAVGMVYVAELARIAGFIDAELVERHRTILESIGLPTTYEGDRFVELFAGMTRDKKNRRGTIRFVVLTAPGQTTRLEGPSEEQLREAYAALVAAGKPADEESAR; from the coding sequence GTGACCATCATCCCCGTCAACGGACCCGCCCCCTACGAAGTTCTGGTCGGCTCCGGCCTCACGGCGCAGATCGCCGACGCCGCGGGCCAGGCCGCCAACGTCTGCGTCATCCACCAGGGCAGCGTCGCCCCGGCCGCAAACCGCATCGTCGAGGCTCTGGCCGCCAAGGGGGTCTCCGCTTTCGCGTTGGAGATCGCCGACGCCGAAGCCGGCAAGACGCTGGAGTCCGCGGGCCGATGCTGGGACGTGCTCGGCGAGCGGGGACTCGGCCGGGCCGACGCCATCGTCGCCGTCGGTGGCGGTGCCGCCACGGATCTCGGCGGGTACGTCGCGGCGGCGTGGATGCGCGGCATCAAGGTCTACCAGGTGCCCACGACGCTGCTGGCCATGGTCGATGCGGCCGTGGGCGGCAAGACCGGCATCAACACCGCGGCGGGCAAGAACCTCGTCGGCGCGTTCCACGAACCGTCGGGCGTGTTCGTCGACCTCGATTTCCTGCGCACCCTGCCGAAGGCGGAGCTGGTGGCCGGCTCGGCGGAGATCATCAAGGCCGGCTTCATCTCGGACACCGCGATCCTCGACCTGTACGAGGCCGACCCGGCGGCGTGCCTGGACGTCGACGGCGCACTGCCGGAGCTCATCGAGCGGGCGATCCGCGTTAAAGCACATGTCGTGGGGGAGGACCTGAAGGAGTCCGGCCTGCGCGAGACGCTCAACTACGGCCACACCTTCGGCCACGCCATCGAGCGCTACGAGGACTACCGCTGGCGCCACGGCCACGCCGTCGCCGTGGGCATGGTCTACGTCGCCGAGCTCGCCCGCATCGCCGGCTTCATCGACGCCGAGCTGGTCGAGCGTCACCGCACGATCCTGGAGTCCATCGGCCTGCCGACCACGTACGAGGGCGACCGTTTCGTCGAGTTGTTCGCCGGCATGACCCGCGACAAGAAGAACCGCCGCGGCACGATCCGGTTCGTGGTGCTCACGGCGCCGGGACAGACCACGCGTTTGGAGGGGCCGTCGGAGGAGCAGCTGCGCGAGGCGTACGCGGCGTTGGTTGCGGCCGGCAAGCCCGCGGACGAGGAGTCGGCGCGATGA